Proteins from a single region of Macrotis lagotis isolate mMagLag1 chromosome 2, bilby.v1.9.chrom.fasta, whole genome shotgun sequence:
- the H3-3A gene encoding histone H3.3 produces the protein MARTKQTARKSTGGKAPRKQLATKAARKSAPSTGGVKKPHRYRPGTVALREIRRYQKSTELLIRKLPFQRLVREIAQDFKTDLRFQSAAIGALQEASEAYLVGLFEDTNLCAIHAKRVTIMPKDIQLARRIRGERA, from the exons ATGGCTCGTACCAAGCAAACCGCCCGTAAATCCACCGGTGGTAAAGCCCCCAGGAAGCAGCTCGCCACAAAAGCCGCTCGCAAGAGTGCGCCCTCTACCGGAGGGGTCAAGAAGCCTCACCGCTACAG GCCGGGTACTGTGGCTCTCCGTGAAATCAGACGTTATCAGAAGTCCACCGAACTTCTGATTCGTAAACTCCCCTTCCAGCGTCTGGTGCGTGAAATTGCTCAGGACTTCAAAACAGATCTGCGCTTCCAGAGTGCAGCAATTGGTGCTTTGCAG GAGGCAAGTGAAGCTTATCTGGTTGGCCTGTTTGAGGACACCAACCTATGTGCTATCCACGCCAAACGTGTCACAATCATGCCAAAAGATATCCAGCTAGCACGCCGCATACGTGGAGAACGTGCTTAA